Proteins encoded within one genomic window of Candidatus Limnocylindria bacterium:
- a CDS encoding MaoC family dehydratase: MTDGPFFEDFTIGATFRSSIGRTITQADNIQFSLLTNNANEIHFNAHYAAQTEFKRPLVNSFLTLATVAGMMVPETSRWGFALGVGEVTLPNPLFEGDTLYADTEVLEARASRSRPGWGIVTVRQRGIKQDGSIVLIAKRTFMVPTRANAPKPHFPEPRE, encoded by the coding sequence GTGACTGACGGGCCCTTCTTCGAGGATTTCACGATCGGCGCGACGTTCCGCTCGTCGATCGGTCGCACGATCACCCAGGCCGACAACATCCAGTTCTCGCTGCTCACCAACAACGCGAACGAGATCCACTTCAACGCGCACTACGCGGCGCAGACCGAATTCAAACGCCCGCTCGTCAACAGCTTCCTCACGCTCGCCACGGTCGCGGGCATGATGGTCCCGGAGACGAGCCGCTGGGGGTTCGCACTCGGAGTGGGTGAGGTCACGCTCCCGAATCCGCTCTTCGAAGGCGACACGCTGTACGCCGACACCGAGGTGCTGGAGGCCCGCGCGTCGCGCTCGCGCCCGGGCTGGGGCATCGTCACCGTGCGACAGCGCGGCATCAAACAGGACGGGAGCATCGTGCTCATCGCGAAGCGCACGTTCATGGTCCCGACGCGCGCGAACGCGCCGAAGCCGCACTTCCCCGAGCCGCGCGAATAG
- a CDS encoding acyl-CoA dehydrogenase family protein, with protein MDFARTDEQESIRSAVRSLCAQFPDDYWRELDRASEYPERFVRALTDAGWLAALIPTEYGGAGLGIAEAALIIEEINASGGNAAAAHAQMYTMGTLLRHGSDEQKRRYLPRLAKGELRLQAFGVTEAEAGSDTTRIKTTATRRGDRYVIKGKKIFISRAEHSDLLLLLARTTPYEDVDDKTRGLSVFIVDLRAAIANGRIAVRPIETMFNHHTTELFIDDVEVPATDLVGEEGEGFRHIIDSWNAERILIASESLGDGRWFVARAVAYSSERVVFGRPIGANQGVQFPLAQAHARLEAAALLRDKAAWLFDQSRKCGAEANMAKLLASQSAWDAANAALDAYGGYGFAREYDVERKFRETRLLLTAPIGNNLVLAYIGQHVLGMPRSY; from the coding sequence GTGGACTTCGCCAGGACCGACGAGCAGGAGTCGATCCGCTCAGCGGTGCGCTCGCTGTGCGCGCAGTTCCCGGATGACTACTGGCGCGAGCTGGACCGCGCGAGCGAGTACCCCGAGCGGTTCGTGCGCGCCCTCACCGACGCTGGCTGGCTCGCCGCGCTCATCCCGACCGAATATGGCGGCGCCGGGCTCGGCATCGCGGAAGCCGCGCTCATCATCGAAGAGATCAACGCCTCCGGCGGGAACGCCGCCGCGGCCCACGCGCAGATGTACACGATGGGCACGCTACTTCGACACGGGAGCGACGAGCAGAAGCGCCGCTACCTGCCGCGCCTGGCGAAGGGCGAGCTGCGCCTGCAGGCGTTCGGCGTCACCGAAGCCGAGGCGGGGTCGGACACGACGCGCATCAAGACGACGGCGACGAGGCGCGGTGACCGCTACGTCATAAAGGGAAAGAAGATCTTCATCTCGCGCGCGGAGCACTCGGACCTGCTCCTCCTGCTCGCCCGCACGACGCCGTACGAGGACGTCGATGACAAGACGCGCGGGCTCAGCGTGTTCATCGTCGACCTTCGCGCGGCCATCGCCAACGGGCGCATCGCGGTGCGTCCCATCGAGACGATGTTCAATCACCACACCACCGAGCTCTTCATCGACGACGTCGAGGTCCCCGCGACCGACCTGGTCGGCGAAGAGGGCGAGGGGTTCCGACACATCATCGACAGCTGGAATGCGGAGCGGATCCTCATCGCCTCCGAGTCGCTCGGGGACGGCCGCTGGTTCGTTGCGCGCGCCGTGGCCTACTCGTCCGAGCGCGTCGTATTCGGACGGCCGATCGGCGCGAATCAGGGCGTGCAGTTCCCGCTGGCTCAGGCTCACGCGCGCCTCGAGGCCGCGGCGCTCCTCCGCGACAAGGCAGCGTGGCTGTTCGACCAGAGCCGCAAATGCGGAGCGGAAGCGAATATGGCCAAGCTCCTCGCGTCGCAGTCGGCATGGGACGCCGCGAACGCGGCACTCGATGCCTACGGCGGCTACGGCTTCGCCCGGGAATACGACGTCGAGCGCAAGTTCCGCGAGACGCGTCTTCTGCTTACCGCTCCGATCGGCAACAACCTCGTGCTGGCGTATATCGGCCAGCACGTGCTCGGCATGCCGCGCTCGTACTGA